From Leptolyngbya sp. KIOST-1, one genomic window encodes:
- a CDS encoding REP-associated tyrosine transposase, with product MGRSRYRTLDNYPHFLTCTVVNWLPVFSHPQLAQIVLDSLRFLQAEDRLTLHGYVILENHLHLIASGDQLAKEIGKFKSFTARSIIDRLHEQPKANLLQQLKAAKLSHKTGQRYQLWQEGSHPQALTSPEIAQQKLEYIHNNPVARGYVDEPGHWRYSSYRNYSGQQGLIDINPLEL from the coding sequence ATGGGCCGTTCAAGATATCGCACCCTTGACAATTACCCGCATTTTCTGACCTGCACTGTGGTCAACTGGCTACCCGTATTCAGCCATCCTCAGCTGGCGCAGATTGTGTTAGATTCCCTCCGCTTTCTACAGGCTGAAGACCGCCTCACTCTGCATGGCTACGTCATCCTTGAAAATCATCTGCACCTGATTGCCTCAGGAGATCAGCTCGCAAAGGAAATTGGCAAGTTCAAATCATTCACCGCTCGATCAATCATCGACCGCTTGCATGAGCAGCCAAAAGCTAATCTGCTACAGCAATTGAAAGCAGCAAAGCTATCCCACAAAACTGGACAGCGCTATCAGCTTTGGCAGGAAGGCTCTCATCCGCAAGCCCTGACCTCGCCGGAAATAGCGCAACAAAAGCTTGAGTACATCCACAACAACCCAGTTGCCAGAGGTTATGTAGACGAACCGGGGCATTGGCGTTATTCCAGCTACCGCAACTATTCGGGACAGCAAGGGCTAATAGACATAAACCCCCTTGAGCTTTAA
- a CDS encoding DUF4926 domain-containing protein, with protein sequence MALALFDSVATLQPIDVARLTLVEPVERAGEQLARGQVGTVVDVVDQDESKQYLVEFADLEGR encoded by the coding sequence ATGGCACTTGCGTTATTTGACTCGGTGGCAACGTTACAGCCTATTGATGTGGCTCGGCTGACGCTGGTGGAGCCAGTTGAGAGGGCTGGTGAGCAGCTGGCGCGGGGGCAGGTGGGTACGGTGGTAGATGTGGTTGACCAGGATGAGAGCAAGCAATATTTGGTGGAGTTTGCTGACCTGGAAGGGCGCTAA
- a CDS encoding DUF2281 domain-containing protein: MTVSVELLETLTQMPESLQQEVLHYARYLNEKYSRAHTTEQPKKRRSGILKGTFKLPLPKDFNAPMELLDDEQKAALEKKYGYGSLAGKITMSDDFDEPLEDLKDYM; this comes from the coding sequence ATGACTGTTAGTGTAGAGCTGTTAGAAACCCTTACTCAGATGCCGGAATCTCTTCAGCAAGAGGTTTTGCATTATGCCAGGTACCTCAACGAAAAGTACTCCCGTGCTCATACAACAGAGCAACCCAAGAAGCGGCGATCGGGAATTTTGAAAGGCACCTTTAAGTTGCCGCTACCAAAGGACTTCAATGCGCCGATGGAATTGCTTGATGATGAACAGAAAGCGGCCCTTGAAAAAAAGTACGGCTACGGCAGCTTAGCCGGAAAAATCACAATGTCCGATGATTTTGATGAACCTTTGGAAGACTTAAAGGATTACATGTAA
- a CDS encoding YgiT-type zinc finger protein has translation MFKCHVCGSEESHQELVNEIFQINGSFYLVEQIPATVCDRCGEEIFSRETTERIRVMLHDEAKPVKSISVDVFAYQPESKAS, from the coding sequence ATGTTTAAGTGTCATGTCTGTGGTTCAGAAGAATCTCATCAAGAGCTAGTCAATGAAATCTTTCAGATTAATGGAAGTTTTTATCTGGTTGAACAGATTCCGGCAACGGTGTGCGATCGCTGTGGCGAAGAAATCTTTAGTCGAGAAACGACTGAACGTATTCGGGTGATGCTGCACGACGAAGCAAAACCAGTCAAGTCAATTTCAGTCGATGTGTTTGCGTATCAACCAGAGTCGAAGGCATCTTGA
- a CDS encoding type II toxin-antitoxin system VapC family toxin: MAFLLDTHVVLWYASKNPSLSPRAKAIVDAKSDLFFSVASLWEIVVKVNVGKLQLDYSFESLLERIAVLQAEIIPIEIESLKQYLDLPLTKDHRDPFDRILVAQAIDYSLDIVSRDEKFDLYPVRRVWHE, encoded by the coding sequence ATGGCGTTTTTGCTCGATACCCATGTTGTTCTTTGGTACGCATCAAAGAATCCTAGCTTAAGTCCAAGGGCTAAAGCGATCGTTGATGCCAAATCGGATCTGTTCTTCAGTGTGGCAAGCCTTTGGGAGATTGTTGTCAAAGTTAATGTTGGCAAACTCCAGCTTGATTACTCTTTTGAGAGCTTGTTGGAGCGAATCGCAGTCCTTCAAGCCGAAATCATTCCAATCGAGATCGAGAGCCTGAAACAATATTTGGATTTACCACTTACCAAAGATCATCGAGATCCATTTGACCGGATTTTGGTAGCTCAGGCAATAGATTACTCACTGGACATTGTGAGTCGTGACGAGAAATTTGATTTGTATCCAGTTCGGCGGGTGTGGCATGAGTAA
- a CDS encoding DUF4258 domain-containing protein, with protein sequence MKSLSDVQQQLISGNFEFTRHAFKRAIERNISEQEIREAGGKLEVIEDYPDDKYSPSFLLLGFTTGDRPLHIQTSRMESDITKIITLYEPDPEEWINYRIRRD encoded by the coding sequence ATGAAGTCCCTTTCGGATGTTCAGCAGCAGTTAATAAGTGGAAATTTTGAATTTACACGCCATGCCTTTAAGAGAGCAATCGAACGCAACATTAGCGAACAGGAAATTCGAGAAGCAGGAGGTAAATTAGAGGTTATTGAGGATTATCCAGATGATAAATATTCCCCCAGTTTTCTCCTATTAGGCTTTACAACGGGCGATCGCCCTCTACACATTCAAACTTCACGAATGGAATCAGACATAACGAAGATAATTACACTGTATGAACCAGATCCAGAGGAATGGATCAATTACAGAATTAGGAGAGATTAA
- a CDS encoding N-6 DNA methylase, producing the protein MSRLIVTQYQAEVAKIIQYGGSRKETSIRNAFERLLNDYCKPRNYMLIPELDYKTKFNTTVYPDGTVKDAIRLEHGWWESKDQYDVLDEEIEKKFGKGYPDENILFEDSQTAVLIQHGREQARVSMRDADGLDGLIATFIDYERPEVRDFRAAIKAFRDDIPYILEALRSIIAQQEDTNTAFRQQRDMFLELCRQSINPEIEAFDVHEMLIQHILTEDIFTNIFHESQFHRENNIAQGIAQIINTFFTGATRKNTLKSIEHYYAVIRRKSADIANHHEKQKFLKAVYENFYKAYNPKAADRLGIVYTPNEIVRFMIESADYLTHKHFGKLLSDPGVEILDPCTGTGTYVTELIEYLPPDKLEHKYKHEIHCNEVAILPYYIANLNIEFTYQQKMGKYEEFKNICLVDTLDHCSAEGHQFDLFAMSVQNTSRIQDQNDRTISVIIGNPPYNAHQDNFNQRNANRPYQGIDKAIKDSYIKEGTAQNQIVVYDMYTRFFRWATDRLGKNGIIAFITNRSFIDSKTFDGFRKCIERDFDHIYIVDTQSDVRNNPKISGTKNNVFGIQTGIAVMFLIKVQSGKG; encoded by the coding sequence ATGTCTCGCCTCATCGTTACGCAGTACCAGGCCGAAGTGGCCAAAATCATTCAGTATGGCGGCTCCCGCAAAGAAACCAGCATTCGCAATGCCTTCGAGCGCTTGCTAAACGACTACTGCAAGCCGCGCAACTACATGCTAATCCCAGAGTTGGACTACAAAACTAAGTTCAACACCACGGTCTACCCCGATGGCACCGTGAAGGATGCGATTCGGCTAGAGCATGGCTGGTGGGAGAGCAAAGACCAGTACGATGTTCTCGACGAAGAAATTGAGAAGAAGTTTGGGAAAGGCTACCCCGACGAAAACATTCTGTTTGAAGACTCTCAAACTGCTGTCCTGATTCAGCATGGACGAGAGCAGGCGCGGGTGTCGATGCGCGATGCCGACGGACTGGACGGGCTGATTGCTACCTTCATCGACTACGAACGGCCCGAGGTGCGTGATTTTCGTGCGGCCATCAAAGCTTTTAGGGACGATATTCCTTACATCCTGGAGGCGCTGCGTAGCATCATTGCTCAGCAGGAAGATACAAATACAGCGTTTCGCCAGCAGCGAGATATGTTTCTGGAGTTGTGCCGCCAGTCTATTAACCCCGAAATTGAGGCATTTGATGTTCACGAAATGCTGATTCAGCATATTCTCACGGAGGATATTTTTACCAATATATTCCATGAGTCGCAGTTCCACCGCGAAAACAACATTGCCCAGGGCATCGCCCAAATCATCAACACGTTTTTTACCGGGGCAACTCGCAAAAACACCCTCAAAAGCATTGAGCACTATTACGCGGTGATTCGCCGCAAATCGGCGGATATCGCTAACCACCACGAAAAGCAGAAGTTTTTGAAGGCGGTGTATGAGAACTTTTACAAGGCATACAACCCCAAAGCGGCAGATCGGCTGGGCATTGTCTACACGCCCAATGAAATTGTGCGCTTCATGATTGAGAGTGCTGATTATTTGACCCACAAGCATTTTGGCAAGCTGCTGAGCGATCCGGGCGTGGAGATTTTGGACCCCTGTACAGGTACGGGCACCTATGTGACGGAACTGATTGAGTATTTGCCGCCGGATAAGCTGGAGCATAAGTATAAGCATGAGATTCACTGCAATGAAGTGGCAATTTTGCCCTATTACATTGCGAACTTGAATATTGAGTTTACCTATCAGCAAAAGATGGGTAAGTACGAGGAATTTAAGAATATTTGCCTGGTAGATACGCTCGACCATTGCAGTGCAGAAGGACATCAGTTTGATTTGTTTGCCATGAGTGTGCAAAATACCTCTCGCATTCAAGATCAGAACGATCGCACTATCTCTGTCATCATCGGCAACCCACCCTACAACGCTCACCAGGATAACTTTAACCAGCGCAACGCCAATCGACCCTATCAAGGTATTGATAAGGCTATCAAAGACAGCTACATCAAGGAAGGTACTGCCCAAAATCAGATCGTTGTCTATGATATGTATACCCGATTCTTTCGCTGGGCGACAGATCGACTGGGCAAGAACGGCATTATCGCGTTCATTACCAATCGCTCTTTCATCGACTCGAAAACCTTTGATGGGTTTCGCAAGTGTATTGAGCGAGACTTCGACCACATTTACATTGTCGATACTCAATCAGATGTGAGAAACAACCCCAAAATATCTGGCACCAAGAACAACGTCTTTGGCATTCAAACCGGAATCGCTGTCATGTTTTTAATAAAAGTCCAAAGCGGGAAAGGGTGA
- a CDS encoding ABC1 kinase family protein, producing MALNTTQDSAQHFGGSIDIIDAEAIAVTEELVEPPEVMVPAPIAAPPRTLATKAQDPFEAFGYDPGAIAAYYRRRPLRVWARFIGIFLPLITFFARLWLDRRAGLSAQNEALRAVQLREMLTNLGPAYIKIGQALSTRPDLVPPIFLEELTTLQDQIPPFPNEIAYRFIEEELGAPPSQIYAELSVSPIAAASLGQVYKGKLHSGEDVAIKVQRPGLAQRIALDLYIIRGLARFATNRINQIRSDLVAILDEFGERIFEEMDYTHEGENAQRFAQLYGHIPDIYVPHIYPQYTARRVLTMEWIEGTKLTNIDKLDRLGIDASHLIEVGVQCSLRQLLEHGFFHADPHPGNLLAMADGQLAYLDFGMMSEVKPYQRYGLIEAVVHMVNRDFEGLANDYVKLEFLTPDTDLTPIIPALANVFSNALGASVAELNFKSITDEFSALMYEYPFRVPAYYALIIRSLVTLEGIAINVDPDFKVLSKAYPYVAKRLLTDPSPELRASLQDLLFKDGSFRWNRLENLLRNARSSDEYDMDRLIDQTLEFLFSERGTFLRDRIVSELVNGLDTFGQTTVKNLTTAVQRRLGLKQEPAVVAPAAPSDLDHLRRIVDILKDTPGFDAAQVATRIPTLLLKPETQAMGQQVVTGLAQRALARIIRNLLLEGEPSATPPRLTPSRVGS from the coding sequence ATGGCATTAAACACCACCCAGGATTCGGCTCAGCACTTCGGCGGCTCCATAGATATTATTGACGCCGAGGCGATCGCGGTGACTGAGGAACTGGTAGAACCGCCGGAGGTGATGGTTCCCGCCCCGATCGCTGCTCCCCCGCGCACCCTGGCCACCAAAGCACAGGACCCGTTTGAAGCCTTTGGCTACGACCCAGGGGCGATCGCCGCCTACTATCGCCGTCGCCCGCTGCGCGTGTGGGCCAGGTTTATCGGCATTTTTCTGCCGCTAATTACCTTTTTTGCCCGGCTCTGGCTCGATCGCCGCGCTGGCCTGAGCGCCCAGAACGAAGCCCTGCGGGCGGTGCAGCTGCGGGAAATGCTGACCAACCTTGGCCCCGCCTATATCAAAATTGGTCAGGCCCTCTCCACCCGGCCCGACCTGGTGCCGCCGATTTTCCTCGAAGAACTGACCACCCTCCAGGACCAGATTCCGCCTTTCCCCAACGAAATTGCCTACCGCTTCATTGAAGAAGAACTGGGCGCGCCCCCCAGCCAGATCTACGCCGAGCTGTCGGTCAGCCCCATCGCTGCCGCCTCCCTGGGGCAGGTCTACAAGGGCAAACTGCACAGCGGCGAAGATGTGGCCATCAAGGTGCAGCGCCCCGGCCTGGCCCAGCGCATTGCCCTCGACCTCTACATCATTCGCGGCCTGGCCCGCTTTGCCACCAACCGCATCAACCAGATCCGCAGCGACCTGGTAGCGATTCTCGACGAGTTCGGTGAGCGCATCTTTGAAGAGATGGACTACACCCACGAGGGTGAAAACGCCCAGCGCTTTGCCCAGCTCTACGGCCACATTCCCGACATCTACGTACCCCACATCTACCCCCAATACACCGCCCGCCGGGTGCTGACCATGGAGTGGATCGAGGGCACCAAGCTGACCAACATTGACAAGCTCGATCGCCTCGGCATCGACGCCAGCCACCTGATCGAGGTGGGGGTGCAGTGCTCGCTGCGGCAGCTGCTGGAGCACGGTTTCTTCCACGCCGACCCCCACCCCGGCAACCTGCTGGCCATGGCCGACGGCCAGCTGGCCTACCTCGACTTCGGCATGATGAGTGAGGTCAAACCCTACCAGCGCTACGGCCTGATCGAGGCCGTGGTCCACATGGTCAACCGCGACTTTGAGGGGCTGGCCAACGACTACGTCAAGCTGGAGTTTCTTACCCCCGACACCGACCTGACGCCGATTATTCCGGCTCTGGCCAACGTGTTTAGCAACGCCCTGGGGGCCAGCGTGGCCGAGCTGAACTTCAAGAGCATCACCGACGAATTTTCGGCCCTGATGTACGAATACCCGTTTCGGGTGCCCGCCTACTACGCCCTGATCATCCGCTCCCTGGTAACCCTGGAGGGCATCGCCATCAACGTGGATCCGGATTTCAAGGTGCTGAGCAAGGCCTACCCCTACGTGGCCAAGCGGCTGCTCACCGACCCGTCGCCGGAGCTGCGCGCTTCCCTGCAAGACCTGCTGTTCAAAGACGGCAGCTTCCGGTGGAACCGGCTGGAGAACCTGTTGCGCAATGCCCGCAGCAGCGATGAGTACGATATGGACCGGCTGATCGATCAGACCCTGGAGTTTTTGTTCTCTGAGCGGGGGACGTTTCTGCGCGATCGCATCGTCAGCGAACTGGTCAACGGCCTCGATACCTTTGGCCAAACCACTGTCAAAAACCTCACCACCGCCGTACAGCGTCGCCTGGGCCTGAAGCAAGAGCCGGCGGTGGTGGCCCCGGCGGCCCCCAGCGACCTCGACCACCTGCGCCGCATTGTCGATATTCTCAAAGACACCCCCGGCTTCGATGCCGCCCAGGTGGCCACCCGCATCCCCACCCTGCTGCTGAAGCCTGAAACCCAGGCCATGGGGCAACAGGTGGTGACCGGATTGGCCCAGCGCGCCCTGGCCCGGATCATTCGCAACCTGCTGCTGGAGGGAGAACCCAGCGCCACTCCACCACGGCTTACCCCCTCTCGGGTTGGCAGCTAG
- a CDS encoding type ISP restriction/modification enzyme: MKAKIYYFTLQDEQTKEEKLEWFEQTRLEQIPFEHVTPDRKHNWVNLTDNDFDDFLPLLDKDVKGGSSNKAIFVLFSRGLETTRDDWVYDLDKENLTGKTKYLSEKYNSSIEARKKDISIKWSSSLDSYFEAGVKSDYSQNFIRRSTYRPYFDIFHYAEKLFNHRLTKNHYEILGEDFKSENLVIGINIGNPNFASLATNTLLDQATLKFGNGSTQCLPLYRYDENGTRIDNITDWGLTQFQTHYNDPTITKLHIFHYTYAVLHHPAYRTKYELNLKREFPRLPYYPDFHQWATWGKALMDLHLTYETAEPFGLKRIDQSSPEVQNDAPLQTSLIPNDAPAKPKKTPKPKLKADKTNGHIILDTDTTLTGVPAVAWDYKLGNRSALEWILDQYKEKTPKDPTIRELFNTYRFADYKEHVIDLLQRVCTVSVETMHIIHQMPATVEHQGEA; encoded by the coding sequence ATGAAGGCGAAAATCTACTACTTTACGCTGCAAGATGAGCAGACGAAGGAAGAAAAGCTGGAGTGGTTTGAGCAAACCCGTCTGGAGCAAATCCCGTTTGAGCATGTGACGCCAGATCGCAAGCACAACTGGGTGAATTTAACTGATAACGATTTTGATGACTTTTTGCCGCTGCTTGATAAAGATGTAAAAGGAGGAAGTTCAAATAAAGCGATTTTCGTACTCTTTTCGCGCGGACTTGAAACCACTAGAGATGATTGGGTTTATGACTTAGATAAGGAGAATTTGACAGGAAAGACGAAATATCTAAGCGAAAAATACAACTCATCCATTGAGGCCAGGAAGAAAGATATATCGATAAAGTGGAGTTCCTCTCTGGACTCGTATTTTGAAGCAGGTGTCAAATCCGACTATAGCCAGAATTTCATCCGACGTTCTACTTATAGGCCATATTTTGACATTTTTCACTACGCAGAAAAGCTATTCAATCACCGTTTAACGAAGAACCATTATGAAATCCTTGGAGAAGATTTTAAGTCTGAAAACTTGGTCATAGGCATCAATATTGGCAATCCTAATTTCGCAAGTTTGGCTACAAATACATTGCTCGATCAGGCGACGTTGAAATTCGGTAATGGAAGTACTCAATGCCTCCCCCTCTACCGCTATGACGAAAACGGCACTCGCATCGACAACATCACCGACTGGGGCTTAACCCAATTTCAAACTCACTACAACGACCCCACCATCACCAAACTCCACATCTTCCACTACACCTACGCCGTTCTCCACCATCCCGCCTACCGCACCAAATACGAACTCAACCTCAAGCGCGAATTTCCCCGCCTGCCCTACTACCCCGACTTCCACCAGTGGGCCACCTGGGGCAAAGCCCTCATGGATCTGCACCTCACCTACGAAACCGCCGAACCCTTCGGTCTAAAACGTATTGACCAATCTAGCCCAGAAGTACAAAACGATGCGCCCCTACAGACATCGTTAATCCCCAACGATGCCCCCGCCAAACCAAAGAAAACGCCCAAACCCAAACTCAAAGCCGACAAAACCAACGGCCACATCATCCTCGATACCGACACCACCCTAACCGGAGTGCCCGCCGTTGCCTGGGACTACAAACTTGGCAACCGCTCCGCCCTAGAGTGGATACTCGACCAGTACAAAGAAAAGACACCCAAAGACCCCACCATCCGCGAACTCTTCAACACCTACCGCTTCGCCGACTACAAAGAGCACGTCATCGACCTGCTCCAGCGGGTCTGCACCGTCAGCGTCGAAACTATGCACATCATCCACCAAATGCCCGCCACCGTAGAGCATCAAGGCGAGGCATGA
- the recN gene encoding DNA repair protein RecN → MLTALHIENFALIDQLDLRLEAGLNVLTGETGAGKSIILDAIDAVLGGKANQRLVRSGSQKALVEATFDVPSDIHTWLAEQDLPPADGALVLRRELTLGKTLRSRSFLNGSPATRPQLEGLRQKLVEITAQGQTVLLGSGDRQREWLDGFGGAPLVAQRQRVATAYEAATQAKRKLDARRKADQQRRDQLELLQMHRHDLEQAQLDDPDELDKLAQEHDRLNHSVDLQQNSYQAYQILYESDSGSACSDLLGQAEAILIDMERYDSAITPMLALVSEALTQVEEAGRAINAYGASVEADPERLEEVEERMRQLKGLCRRFSRSLPELVAYRDEVIQSLAELSGEGQSIEALEAEVEKTQAALEDACSQLTTLRQDVAQQLETRLITELKPLAMERVQFEVELKPIAPTATGADGIRFLFSPNPGEPLQPLAETASGGEMSRFLLALKACFSQVDPVGTLVFDEIDVGVSGRVAQAIAEKLHQLGRQHQVLCVTHQPMVAALADAHFRVGKHVVEAAGAKGAKTDEAERTVVRVLPLSPSDRREELAQLAGGESHQQSLSFAEALLSQADSIRARA, encoded by the coding sequence ATGCTAACGGCCCTGCACATCGAGAACTTTGCGCTGATCGACCAGCTCGATCTGCGGCTTGAGGCCGGGCTCAACGTGCTCACGGGCGAAACCGGAGCCGGTAAATCGATCATTCTCGACGCCATCGACGCCGTGCTGGGCGGCAAGGCCAACCAGCGCCTGGTGCGCTCCGGCAGCCAAAAAGCCCTGGTCGAAGCCACCTTCGACGTACCCAGCGACATCCACACCTGGCTGGCCGAGCAAGACCTTCCCCCCGCCGACGGTGCCCTGGTGCTGCGCCGCGAACTCACCCTCGGCAAAACCCTCCGTAGTCGCTCGTTTCTCAACGGCAGCCCCGCCACTCGGCCCCAGCTCGAAGGGCTGCGCCAAAAGCTGGTCGAAATCACCGCCCAGGGGCAAACGGTATTGCTCGGCTCCGGCGATCGCCAGCGGGAGTGGCTCGACGGCTTTGGCGGTGCCCCCCTGGTGGCCCAGCGCCAGCGGGTAGCGACGGCCTACGAGGCCGCCACCCAGGCCAAACGCAAGCTCGACGCCCGCCGCAAGGCCGACCAGCAGCGCCGCGACCAGCTGGAGCTGCTGCAAATGCACCGCCACGACCTGGAGCAGGCCCAGCTCGACGACCCCGACGAACTCGACAAGCTCGCCCAGGAGCACGATCGCCTCAACCACAGCGTTGACCTGCAGCAAAACAGCTACCAGGCCTACCAAATTCTCTACGAGAGCGACAGCGGCAGCGCCTGCTCCGACCTGCTGGGCCAGGCTGAGGCCATTCTGATCGACATGGAGCGCTACGACAGCGCCATTACCCCCATGCTGGCCCTGGTCAGCGAAGCCCTTACCCAGGTCGAAGAGGCCGGGCGCGCCATCAACGCCTACGGGGCCAGCGTGGAGGCCGACCCCGAGCGGCTGGAGGAAGTGGAAGAGCGCATGCGCCAGCTCAAGGGGCTGTGCCGCCGCTTTAGCCGATCCCTGCCCGAGCTAGTGGCCTACCGTGATGAGGTAATCCAATCCCTCGCCGAACTCTCTGGCGAGGGCCAGTCGATCGAGGCCCTAGAAGCCGAGGTCGAGAAGACTCAAGCCGCCCTAGAAGACGCCTGCTCCCAGCTCACCACCCTGCGTCAGGACGTGGCCCAACAGCTCGAAACCCGCTTAATCACCGAACTCAAACCCCTAGCTATGGAGCGGGTGCAGTTTGAGGTCGAGCTCAAGCCCATCGCCCCCACCGCCACCGGGGCCGATGGCATTCGCTTTTTGTTTAGCCCCAACCCCGGCGAGCCCCTGCAGCCCCTGGCCGAAACGGCCTCGGGCGGCGAAATGAGCCGCTTTTTACTGGCGCTGAAGGCCTGCTTTTCCCAGGTGGACCCGGTGGGCACGCTGGTGTTTGACGAGATCGATGTGGGGGTGTCGGGCCGGGTGGCCCAGGCGATCGCCGAGAAGCTCCACCAGCTCGGTCGCCAGCACCAGGTGCTGTGTGTGACGCACCAGCCGATGGTGGCGGCCCTGGCCGATGCCCACTTTCGGGTTGGCAAGCATGTGGTGGAAGCCGCTGGGGCGAAGGGCGCTAAGACCGATGAGGCCGAGCGCACGGTGGTGCGGGTGCTGCCGCTGTCGCCCAGCGATCGCCGCGAAGAGCTGGCCCAATTAGCTGGGGGCGAGTCGCACCAGCAGTCGCTTTCCTTTGCCGAGGCGCTGCTGTCCCAGGCCGACAGTATTCGAGCCAGGGCGTGA